A single region of the Buteo buteo chromosome 16, bButBut1.hap1.1, whole genome shotgun sequence genome encodes:
- the CHST14 gene encoding carbohydrate sulfotransferase 14 — MFPRPAFPGEVRRAAASGRSRSRPRVVGGGTVLLPSMLMFGVILASSGLLLMIEKGILAEVKPPPLHPAAGELSRRGGVAGGEEEEAGGELEREVLRDIRNRTIRAVCGQRAMPRSVWELPAGQRRTVLRHLLVSDKYRFLYCYVPKVACSNWKRILKVLDGALESVDVKLKMDHKSDLVFLGDMKPDEISYRLKNYYKFVFVRNPMERLLSAYRNKFGEIKEYQQKYGVEIVRRYRKNGGNSAGDDVTFSEFLRYLLDEEAERMNEHWMPIYNLCQPCAVRYDFIGSYERLNADANYVLERVRSPSFVRFPERQSWYKPVTAETLHYYLCNTQRRLIKELLPKYILDFSLFAYPLPNVTSEFCRQ; from the coding sequence ATGTTCCCCCGTCCCGCCTTCCCCGGGGAGGTGAGGCGGGCGGCCGCCTCGGGCCGCAGCCGGTCCCGGCCTCGGGTGGTCGGCGGCGGCACGGTGCTGCTGCCCTCCATGCTGATGTTCGGCGTGATCCTGGCCTCCAGCGGGCTGCTCCTCATGATCGAGAAGGGCATCCTGGCCGAGGTGAAGCCGCCGCCGCTGCacccggcggcgggggagcTCTCCCGGCGAGGCGGCGTGGCGggcggcgaggaggaggaggccggCGGCGAGCTGGAGCGCGAGGTGCTGCGGGACATCCGCAACCGCACCATCCGCGCCGTCTGCGGGCAGCGGGCCATGCCCCGCAGCGTCTGGGAGCTGCCGGCCGGTCAGCGCCGGACGGTCCTCCGGCACCTCCTGGTCAGCGACAAGTACCGCTTCTTGTACTGCTACGTGCCCAAGGTGGCCTGCTCCAACTGGAAGCGCATCCTGAAGGTGCTGGACGGGGCGCTGGAGAGCGTCGACGTCAAGCTGAAGATGGACCACAAGAGCGACCTGGTGTTCCTGGGCGACATGAAGCCGGACGAGATCAGCTACCGCCTGAAGAACTACTACAAGTTCGTCTTCGTGCGCAACCCCATGGAGAGGCTGCTGTCGGCCTACAGGAATAAATTTGGGGAGATCAAGGAGTACCAGCAGAAGTACGGGGTGGAGATCGTCAGGCGGTACCGGAAGAACGGGGGGAACTCGGCGGGCGACGACGTGACCTTCTCCGAGTTTCTCCGGTACCTGCTGGACGAGGAGGCGGAGCGGATGAACGAGCACTGGATGCCCATCTACAACCTGTGCCAGCCCTGCGCCGTCAGGTACGACTTCATCGGCTCCTACGAGCGGCTGAACGCGGACGCCAACTACGTCCTCGAGCGAGTCCGGTCGCCCTCCTTCGTCCGCTTCCCCGAGCGGCAGTCGTGGTACAAGCCCGTGACGGCGGAAACGCTCCATTACTACCTGTGCAACACCCAACGCCGCCTGATAAAAGAGCTGTTGCCAAAATACATCCTGGATTTCTCCCTCTTTGCCTACCCCCTTCCCAACGTAACCAGCGAATTCTGCAGGCAGTGA